The following proteins are encoded in a genomic region of Bernardetia sp. MNP-M8:
- a CDS encoding N-acetyltransferase, giving the protein MNIDVQQEKKSDEAFVFEIIKEAFQDKEYSDQQEHFLVERLRKSDAFIPQLSLIARFENQIIGHILMTKIKIKNQGNTYDSLALAPVSVLPKFQGKGVGTQLIKEAHKKAKELGFDSIILLGHKNYYPKFGYKQAHTFDIELPFDVPKENCMAIELTKGALKNISGVVEYPKEFGF; this is encoded by the coding sequence ATGAATATTGACGTACAACAAGAAAAAAAATCAGATGAAGCATTTGTTTTTGAAATTATAAAAGAAGCCTTTCAAGATAAAGAATATAGCGACCAACAAGAGCATTTTTTGGTAGAAAGGTTGAGAAAATCTGATGCTTTTATTCCTCAATTATCTTTGATTGCTAGGTTTGAAAATCAAATCATTGGGCATATTCTTATGACAAAAATTAAGATAAAAAATCAAGGAAATACGTATGATTCTCTTGCTCTTGCACCTGTTTCTGTATTACCGAAATTTCAAGGAAAAGGAGTAGGCACACAACTTATCAAAGAAGCTCATAAAAAAGCAAAAGAGTTAGGTTTTGATTCGATTATTTTGCTGGGACACAAAAACTATTATCCAAAGTTTGGCTATAAACAAGCACATACATTTGATATTGAGTTACCTTTTGATGTGCCAAAGGAAAATTGTATGGCGATTGAGCTTACAAAAGGAGCATTAAAAAATATAAGTGGAGTTGTAGAGTATCCAAAAGAATTTGGATTCTAA
- a CDS encoding iron ABC transporter permease, with protein MQKNKNKFSLANSRFIFPFLIILLVLMVLFSMRYGAVEISLEEIFSSIQKWFSNTENKTLTERIFLEIRLPRAILCVFVGASLAVGGVLLQALFRNPIVEPGLVGTSCGAAFGAALYFTLGATFNFKDADFGEYTLPLAACLGAMISTGLVFLLSHSKQTGKSAIVSLLLTGIAINALFLSGVGFLSYIARDPQARSIIFWNLGTLSGANWSSVTIVGIVTFVSILIALRYAKQLNALMIGEEEAQFLGVRLNSLKWKILLINVVMVAVATAFVGIISFVGLIVPHLLRILKGSDNRFLIKNSAVLGALLLSLADLLSRLIVAPAELPIGIVTSLVGVPVFIILLQKKNYLF; from the coding sequence ATGCAAAAAAATAAAAATAAATTTTCTCTTGCTAATTCTAGATTTATCTTTCCGTTTTTGATCATTTTGCTTGTCTTGATGGTGCTTTTTTCGATGCGTTATGGAGCAGTAGAAATAAGCTTAGAAGAAATTTTTTCTTCTATTCAAAAATGGTTTTCTAATACAGAAAACAAAACACTTACCGAACGTATTTTCTTAGAAATTCGCTTGCCAAGAGCCATTTTATGTGTTTTTGTAGGTGCTAGTTTAGCCGTTGGAGGAGTTTTGTTACAGGCTTTATTCAGAAATCCGATTGTCGAACCTGGGTTAGTAGGAACTTCTTGTGGAGCAGCATTTGGGGCAGCTTTGTATTTTACTTTAGGTGCAACTTTTAACTTTAAAGATGCTGATTTTGGAGAATATACACTTCCTTTGGCTGCGTGTTTGGGAGCAATGATATCGACAGGACTTGTCTTTTTACTTTCTCATTCCAAACAAACAGGAAAAAGTGCTATTGTTTCCTTACTTCTCACAGGAATTGCCATTAATGCTTTGTTTTTGAGTGGAGTAGGATTTTTGTCTTACATCGCTAGAGATCCACAAGCTCGTTCGATTATTTTTTGGAATTTGGGAACGCTTTCTGGTGCAAATTGGTCTTCTGTTACGATAGTTGGGATAGTTACTTTTGTGTCAATTTTGATTGCTCTGCGTTATGCCAAACAACTCAATGCACTTATGATAGGCGAAGAAGAAGCACAATTTTTAGGGGTTCGTTTGAATAGCTTGAAATGGAAAATTTTATTAATCAATGTTGTTATGGTAGCTGTTGCGACAGCTTTTGTAGGCATTATTAGTTTTGTTGGATTGATTGTTCCTCATTTATTACGCATTTTGAAAGGTTCGGATAATCGTTTTTTGATAAAAAATAGTGCTGTTTTGGGAGCGTTATTGCTTTCTTTGGCTGACCTTCTTTCTCGTTTGATTGTTGCGCCTGCTGAACTTCCTATTGGGATTGTTACCTCATTAGTCGGAGTTCCTGTTTTTATTATTTTGTTACAAAAAAAGAATTATTTGTTTTAA
- a CDS encoding IS630 family transposase produces MNFQLSISERDILKDYRKSSSGKKDYIRCTVLLGLDQGKSAKELSELLGVDLSSFYNYVKSYNSCGLSGFISSNYLGFWGKLDSFDLAALDKELRSHLHKNCQSIAYWIKENLGIDYAIKSLPSLMKRLGFSYKKTKTVPAKADKELQTHFIEDIEALIERLDSENAVLLYADAVHPQWNTRSNYAWIPTGEEREIKSSSGRKRINLTGTVNIQNPSDILISESETVDSESVREFLDKVEAAYLDKSKVYMVLDQASYFKSYLVQDWVYGSKIELIYLPAYSPNLNLIERLWKLMRKKIIDYEYYNTFEKFRTNVLAFFEYIVDYKDELETLLAPNFHVQFSKTNFY; encoded by the coding sequence ATGAATTTTCAACTTAGTATTTCTGAACGAGATATTTTAAAAGATTATCGTAAAAGTTCTTCAGGAAAGAAGGACTATATTCGTTGTACTGTTCTTTTAGGTCTTGACCAAGGTAAGTCAGCAAAAGAGTTGTCAGAGCTTTTAGGTGTTGATTTAAGTAGTTTTTATAATTATGTAAAAAGTTATAATTCCTGTGGTCTTTCTGGTTTTATTTCTTCTAATTATTTAGGTTTTTGGGGTAAGTTGGATAGTTTTGATTTGGCAGCTTTAGATAAAGAACTTCGTTCTCACTTGCATAAAAACTGCCAGTCTATTGCTTATTGGATAAAAGAAAATTTAGGTATTGATTACGCTATTAAAAGTCTTCCTAGTTTGATGAAACGTCTAGGTTTTTCTTATAAAAAGACAAAAACAGTTCCTGCTAAAGCTGATAAAGAACTTCAAACTCACTTTATAGAAGATATAGAGGCTTTGATAGAGCGTTTAGATTCAGAAAATGCTGTTCTACTCTACGCAGATGCTGTTCATCCTCAATGGAATACCCGAAGTAATTATGCTTGGATTCCAACAGGAGAGGAAAGAGAAATTAAAAGTAGTAGTGGTAGAAAGCGCATAAATTTGACAGGTACAGTAAACATTCAAAATCCAAGCGATATACTCATTAGTGAATCAGAAACAGTTGATTCAGAGAGTGTAAGAGAATTTTTAGATAAAGTAGAAGCAGCGTATTTAGATAAAAGCAAGGTGTATATGGTCTTAGACCAAGCCTCCTATTTCAAATCTTATTTGGTGCAAGACTGGGTATATGGCTCTAAAATAGAACTCATTTACTTGCCTGCCTACTCGCCTAATTTAAACTTAATTGAAAGACTTTGGAAGTTGATGAGAAAGAAAATAATTGATTATGAATACTACAATACATTTGAAAAATTTAGGACTAACGTCCTTGCATTTTTTGAATATATCGTTGATTATAAAGATGAGCTAGAAACACTTTTAGCACCTAATTTTCACGTCCAATTTTCGAAAACCAATTTCTATTGA
- a CDS encoding ATP-binding cassette domain-containing protein produces the protein MITLKNITYKIGQKTILEDISVNFEPSKLHLIIGANGAGKSTLIKLICNQIKATKVNGTEGTILYENQESKIISISEFARNRAVLSQNIELAFPLKVHEVVMMGRYPHFGAAATQKDYQAIEEAMDFFGVMEMAEREYLTLSGGEKQRVHFARVMAQIWNFSFSNTSNSTKNSKLKNRYLILDEPLTFLDVRYQFEFMHKVTELLKQKDLVVIGVVHDLNLAAKFADQIVLLSDSKILAAGTKEEVLTKENIKKAYSLEPVIHTDFRNDKNEMYLFFE, from the coding sequence ATGATTACCCTAAAAAACATAACCTACAAAATAGGACAAAAAACTATTTTAGAAGATATTTCAGTCAATTTCGAACCTTCAAAACTTCATTTAATCATTGGCGCAAATGGCGCAGGAAAATCTACTTTGATAAAACTAATTTGTAATCAAATAAAGGCTACAAAAGTAAATGGAACAGAGGGAACAATTCTTTATGAGAATCAAGAAAGTAAAATCATTTCAATTTCAGAATTTGCACGAAATAGAGCAGTTCTTTCTCAAAATATCGAACTTGCTTTTCCTTTAAAAGTACACGAAGTAGTAATGATGGGACGTTATCCCCATTTTGGGGCAGCAGCAACCCAAAAAGATTACCAAGCCATAGAAGAAGCAATGGATTTTTTTGGCGTAATGGAAATGGCAGAAAGAGAATATTTGACACTGAGTGGAGGAGAAAAACAGCGAGTTCATTTTGCTAGAGTGATGGCACAGATTTGGAATTTTTCTTTTTCGAATACATCTAACTCTACCAAAAATTCAAAGCTAAAAAACAGGTATTTGATTTTGGACGAACCTCTTACTTTTTTGGATGTTCGTTATCAATTTGAGTTTATGCACAAAGTTACAGAGCTTTTAAAACAAAAAGATTTGGTAGTTATTGGTGTAGTGCATGATTTGAATCTAGCTGCAAAATTTGCTGACCAAATTGTCTTACTTTCCGACTCAAAAATCTTAGCAGCAGGAACTAAAGAAGAAGTTTTGACAAAAGAAAATATCAAAAAAGCTTATTCTTTAGAGCCTGTCATTCATACCGATTTCCGAAACGATAAAAATGAAATGTATTTGTTTTTTGAGTAG
- a CDS encoding ABC transporter substrate-binding protein, whose protein sequence is MNKIYYLVLLIFISVSTFSCGRFGNKEKEQTENKTTDSTNVEGNKNQERIVSLSKQYNEIIYALNAEKNIVAVDLSSTYPPEIKNIQTVGYHRALSAEAILSMKPTLILEDNNIGPEHVVTQLKDLQIPMKQFGKYEHTIAGTDSLIREMGIYFNASQKAEELCKKLDEDMEKAKQEIANYKTIPKVLVIHFGRASNVYLVMTKKSTAAKMIEWAGGKMAVEDEKGMKQFSPEVVAQADPDIILLTDFGYDRLGSTQKISELAGISTTKAFKNNQIYRVEEHDMVYLGPRTGENILLLQKLIHQDAKK, encoded by the coding sequence ATGAATAAAATATACTATCTAGTACTTCTAATTTTCATCTCAGTTTCTACGTTTTCGTGTGGAAGATTTGGTAATAAAGAAAAAGAACAAACAGAAAATAAAACGACAGATTCTACAAATGTAGAAGGCAATAAAAATCAAGAACGAATTGTCAGTCTTTCCAAGCAATACAATGAAATTATTTATGCTTTAAATGCAGAAAAAAATATTGTTGCCGTCGATCTTTCAAGTACTTACCCACCAGAAATAAAAAATATACAAACGGTTGGTTATCATCGTGCTTTGAGTGCAGAGGCTATTTTGTCTATGAAACCAACTTTGATTTTGGAGGATAATAATATTGGACCTGAACATGTCGTAACCCAACTCAAAGACTTGCAAATTCCGATGAAACAGTTTGGAAAATATGAACATACCATTGCAGGAACAGATTCTTTGATACGTGAAATGGGAATTTATTTTAATGCTTCTCAAAAAGCAGAAGAATTATGCAAAAAATTAGATGAGGACATGGAAAAAGCAAAACAAGAAATTGCTAATTACAAAACTATTCCTAAAGTATTAGTAATTCATTTTGGTAGAGCTTCGAATGTCTATTTGGTAATGACAAAAAAGAGTACGGCAGCCAAAATGATAGAATGGGCAGGTGGAAAAATGGCTGTAGAAGACGAAAAAGGAATGAAACAATTTTCGCCAGAAGTAGTCGCACAAGCAGACCCAGATATTATTTTACTGACTGATTTTGGTTATGACAGATTAGGTTCGACTCAAAAAATTTCGGAGTTAGCAGGAATAAGCACCACAAAAGCATTCAAAAATAATCAGATTTATAGAGTCGAAGAACACGACATGGTTTATTTAGGTCCACGAACAGGCGAAAATATCCTTCTTCTTCAAAAATTAATTCATCAAGATGCAAAAAAATAA